From a region of the Cyprinus carpio isolate SPL01 chromosome A18, ASM1834038v1, whole genome shotgun sequence genome:
- the LOC109110019 gene encoding uncharacterized protein LOC109110019 isoform X3, with protein MTSAWSLMWVVCGLTVWFPHTHGASVNPRLLMIASDPTTDEQPINPEHLTESTDPPSNNTDSLSPNLLIPTFDSTTDEQPISAEHPTEPTDLISNNDTGLACISVLPPRRGSYYVEHGTGVSVGSMLVFWCKEGYQLVGHEKITCILHAGVPRWSSYLPVCESIPRSNDQGLHIALLVSVVSGVVIFVMTVCFLICCCQECMRKKKEKRRMGRSRRRETRSSGSRRSPSWLEREHIDWEAFPPPKLFSLSQRVDRPLPPGSPVYSEVTRAYENRGYERSQESLLRNLHRTYPSYHANSQTYPALVFQRVQTEQNPSTSSTSPVYIQISTPPKNKTPHTNSVTHP; from the exons ATGACATCCGCGTGGTCCTTGATGTGGGTTGTGTGTGGACTGACGGTGTGGTTTCCCCACACTCACGGAGCCTCAGTGAACCCCAGACTGCTCATGATCGCCTCTGATCCAACCACTGACGAGCAACCAATCAATCCAGAGCATCTGACTGAATCTACAGATCCACCCAGCAACAACACAG ACTCATTGAGCCCCAATCTGCTCATACCAACCTTTGATTCAACGACTGATGAGCAACCAATCAGTGCAGAACATCCGACTGAACCTACAGATTTAATCAGCAACAATGACACAG GACTTGCGTGTATTTCTGTGCTTCCCCCACGACGGGGATCATACTATGTGGAGCATGGCACGGGGGTATCTGTGGGCTCCATGCTTGTGTTCTGGTGTAAGGAGGGCTACCAGCTGGTTGGCCATGAGAAAATCACATGTATCCTACATGCAGGGGTCCCTCGATGGAGCAGCTACCTGCCAGTCTGTGAGA GTATCCCTCGGTCAAATGACCAGGGACTTCACATTGCTTTACTGGTGTCTGTTGTGAGCGGGGTGGTCATTTTTGTCATGACTGTGTGCTTCCTCATCTGCTGTTGTCAAGAGTGCATgaggaaaaagaaggaaaagcGTCGGATGGGTAGAAGCAg GAGAAGAGAAACACGGAGCTCTGGGTCTCGGAGAAGCCCGTCCTGGTTGGAGCGAGAGCATATAGACTGGGAAGCATTCCCTCCACCTAAACTTTTCAGCCTGTCCCAGCGTGTTGACCGGCCTCTGCCCCCTGGTAGTCCTGTTTATTCAGAGGTCACCAGAGCCTATGAGAATAGAGGATATGAGAG GAGTCAGGAGAGTCTGCTGAGAAACCTCCATAGAACATACCCTTCATACCATGCCAACAGCCAAACCTACCCAGCCCTTGTTTTCCAAAGGGTTCAAACTGAGCAAAATCCCTCCACCTCTTCTACCTCCCCAGTTTACATACAGATTTCTACACCTCCCAAAAACAAGACCCCACACACCAATTCTGTAACCCACCCATAG
- the LOC109110019 gene encoding uncharacterized protein LOC109110019 isoform X2 gives MTSAWSLMWVVCGLTVWFPHTHGASVNPRLLMIASDPTTDEQPINPEHLTESTDPPSNNTDSLSPNLLIPTFDSTTDEQPISAEHPTEPTDLISNNDTASVSSILLMTTSDVSTEAQPSTPKHQNDSTNPTSSNNTGLACISVLPPRRGSYYVEHGTGVSVGSMLVFWCKEGYQLVGHEKITCILHAGVPRWSSYLPVCESIPRSNDQGLHIALLVSVVSGVVIFVMTVCFLICCCQECMRKKKEKRRMGRSRRRETRSSGSRRSPSWLEREHIDWEAFPPPKLFSLSQRVDRPLPPGSPVYSEVTRAYENRGYERSQESLLRNLHRTYPSYHANSQTYPALVFQRVQTEQNPSTSSTSPVYIQISTPPKNKTPHTNSVTHP, from the exons ATGACATCCGCGTGGTCCTTGATGTGGGTTGTGTGTGGACTGACGGTGTGGTTTCCCCACACTCACGGAGCCTCAGTGAACCCCAGACTGCTCATGATCGCCTCTGATCCAACCACTGACGAGCAACCAATCAATCCAGAGCATCTGACTGAATCTACAGATCCACCCAGCAACAACACAG ACTCATTGAGCCCCAATCTGCTCATACCAACCTTTGATTCAACGACTGATGAGCAACCAATCAGTGCAGAACATCCGACTGAACCTACAGATTTAATCAGCAACAATGACACAG CCTCAGTGAGTTCCATTCTGCTCATGACCACCTCTGATGTAAGTACTGAAGCCCAACCAAGCACTCCAAAACATCAGAATGACTCTACAAATCCAACCAGCAGCAACAACACAG GACTTGCGTGTATTTCTGTGCTTCCCCCACGACGGGGATCATACTATGTGGAGCATGGCACGGGGGTATCTGTGGGCTCCATGCTTGTGTTCTGGTGTAAGGAGGGCTACCAGCTGGTTGGCCATGAGAAAATCACATGTATCCTACATGCAGGGGTCCCTCGATGGAGCAGCTACCTGCCAGTCTGTGAGA GTATCCCTCGGTCAAATGACCAGGGACTTCACATTGCTTTACTGGTGTCTGTTGTGAGCGGGGTGGTCATTTTTGTCATGACTGTGTGCTTCCTCATCTGCTGTTGTCAAGAGTGCATgaggaaaaagaaggaaaagcGTCGGATGGGTAGAAGCAg GAGAAGAGAAACACGGAGCTCTGGGTCTCGGAGAAGCCCGTCCTGGTTGGAGCGAGAGCATATAGACTGGGAAGCATTCCCTCCACCTAAACTTTTCAGCCTGTCCCAGCGTGTTGACCGGCCTCTGCCCCCTGGTAGTCCTGTTTATTCAGAGGTCACCAGAGCCTATGAGAATAGAGGATATGAGAG GAGTCAGGAGAGTCTGCTGAGAAACCTCCATAGAACATACCCTTCATACCATGCCAACAGCCAAACCTACCCAGCCCTTGTTTTCCAAAGGGTTCAAACTGAGCAAAATCCCTCCACCTCTTCTACCTCCCCAGTTTACATACAGATTTCTACACCTCCCAAAAACAAGACCCCACACACCAATTCTGTAACCCACCCATAG
- the LOC109110019 gene encoding uncharacterized protein LOC109110019 isoform X1, with amino-acid sequence MTSAWSLMWVVCGLTVWFPHTHGASVNPRLLMIASDPTTDEQPINPEHLTESTDPPSNNTDSLSPNLLIPTFDSTTDEQPISAEHPTEPTDLISNNDTAASVSSILLMTTSDVSTEAQPSTPKHQNDSTNPTSSNNTGLACISVLPPRRGSYYVEHGTGVSVGSMLVFWCKEGYQLVGHEKITCILHAGVPRWSSYLPVCESIPRSNDQGLHIALLVSVVSGVVIFVMTVCFLICCCQECMRKKKEKRRMGRSRRRETRSSGSRRSPSWLEREHIDWEAFPPPKLFSLSQRVDRPLPPGSPVYSEVTRAYENRGYERSQESLLRNLHRTYPSYHANSQTYPALVFQRVQTEQNPSTSSTSPVYIQISTPPKNKTPHTNSVTHP; translated from the exons ATGACATCCGCGTGGTCCTTGATGTGGGTTGTGTGTGGACTGACGGTGTGGTTTCCCCACACTCACGGAGCCTCAGTGAACCCCAGACTGCTCATGATCGCCTCTGATCCAACCACTGACGAGCAACCAATCAATCCAGAGCATCTGACTGAATCTACAGATCCACCCAGCAACAACACAG ACTCATTGAGCCCCAATCTGCTCATACCAACCTTTGATTCAACGACTGATGAGCAACCAATCAGTGCAGAACATCCGACTGAACCTACAGATTTAATCAGCAACAATGACACAG CAGCCTCAGTGAGTTCCATTCTGCTCATGACCACCTCTGATGTAAGTACTGAAGCCCAACCAAGCACTCCAAAACATCAGAATGACTCTACAAATCCAACCAGCAGCAACAACACAG GACTTGCGTGTATTTCTGTGCTTCCCCCACGACGGGGATCATACTATGTGGAGCATGGCACGGGGGTATCTGTGGGCTCCATGCTTGTGTTCTGGTGTAAGGAGGGCTACCAGCTGGTTGGCCATGAGAAAATCACATGTATCCTACATGCAGGGGTCCCTCGATGGAGCAGCTACCTGCCAGTCTGTGAGA GTATCCCTCGGTCAAATGACCAGGGACTTCACATTGCTTTACTGGTGTCTGTTGTGAGCGGGGTGGTCATTTTTGTCATGACTGTGTGCTTCCTCATCTGCTGTTGTCAAGAGTGCATgaggaaaaagaaggaaaagcGTCGGATGGGTAGAAGCAg GAGAAGAGAAACACGGAGCTCTGGGTCTCGGAGAAGCCCGTCCTGGTTGGAGCGAGAGCATATAGACTGGGAAGCATTCCCTCCACCTAAACTTTTCAGCCTGTCCCAGCGTGTTGACCGGCCTCTGCCCCCTGGTAGTCCTGTTTATTCAGAGGTCACCAGAGCCTATGAGAATAGAGGATATGAGAG GAGTCAGGAGAGTCTGCTGAGAAACCTCCATAGAACATACCCTTCATACCATGCCAACAGCCAAACCTACCCAGCCCTTGTTTTCCAAAGGGTTCAAACTGAGCAAAATCCCTCCACCTCTTCTACCTCCCCAGTTTACATACAGATTTCTACACCTCCCAAAAACAAGACCCCACACACCAATTCTGTAACCCACCCATAG
- the LOC109110506 gene encoding A-kinase-interacting protein 1-like isoform X1 encodes MRRSVYRVQRANNRHFGCHWISRTLVYMASESWLDSSLRRSSKLGQEVLEKAKRRSVSCSSTRPRSSPVFDHNEINSESEIFHSDLDHAFSKIVEYMSETTRQCKKFYETMHLAQPSEREHICRYHSQQMLRTTDQKQNASAAIKRDIGSTNPEDFRIEVSPGTYSITAAMQDTKPQTKTVRINAEESMSLTFKL; translated from the exons ATGCGACGATCAGTTTATAGAGTTCAAAGAGCAAACAACAGACATTTTGGGTGTCATTGGATC TCCAGGACGCTTGTGTACATGGCCAGTGAATCCTGGTTAGACTCTTCCCTGCGCCGTTCATCTAAACTTGGGCAGGAGGTGTTGGAAAAAGCAAAGAGACGGTCTGTTAGCTGCTCAAGTACAAGACCAAGATCATCACCCGTGTTCGACCACAATGAAATAAACTCAGAG AGTGAAATTTTCCATTCAGACTTGGACCATgctttttcaaaaatagtggagtacATGTCAGAAACTACCAGACAATGCAAG AAGTTTTATGAGACTATGCACCTGGCTCAGCCCAGTGAGCGAGAACACATCTGTCGCTACCATTCCCAGCAGATGTTGAGGACCACAGACCAGAAACAGAATGCTAGTGCAGCCATCAAACGAGACATT GGTTCAACCAATCCAGAGGATTTCCGTATTGAAGTGTCTCCAGGCACGTATTCCATCACAGCGGCAATGCAGGACACAAAGCCACAGACGAAAACTGTCCGCATCAATGCAGAAGAAAGCATGAGCCTTACATTCAAACTCTGA
- the LOC109110506 gene encoding A-kinase-interacting protein 1-like isoform X2, translated as MASESWLDSSLRRSSKLGQEVLEKAKRRSVSCSSTRPRSSPVFDHNEINSESEIFHSDLDHAFSKIVEYMSETTRQCKKFYETMHLAQPSEREHICRYHSQQMLRTTDQKQNASAAIKRDIGSTNPEDFRIEVSPGTYSITAAMQDTKPQTKTVRINAEESMSLTFKL; from the exons ATGGCCAGTGAATCCTGGTTAGACTCTTCCCTGCGCCGTTCATCTAAACTTGGGCAGGAGGTGTTGGAAAAAGCAAAGAGACGGTCTGTTAGCTGCTCAAGTACAAGACCAAGATCATCACCCGTGTTCGACCACAATGAAATAAACTCAGAG AGTGAAATTTTCCATTCAGACTTGGACCATgctttttcaaaaatagtggagtacATGTCAGAAACTACCAGACAATGCAAG AAGTTTTATGAGACTATGCACCTGGCTCAGCCCAGTGAGCGAGAACACATCTGTCGCTACCATTCCCAGCAGATGTTGAGGACCACAGACCAGAAACAGAATGCTAGTGCAGCCATCAAACGAGACATT GGTTCAACCAATCCAGAGGATTTCCGTATTGAAGTGTCTCCAGGCACGTATTCCATCACAGCGGCAATGCAGGACACAAAGCCACAGACGAAAACTGTCCGCATCAATGCAGAAGAAAGCATGAGCCTTACATTCAAACTCTGA
- the LOC109049708 gene encoding uncharacterized protein C11orf16 homolog isoform X1 yields MSSSPQVSHSQSVLPLFMGKGRNVTFALDSSVGMNGFLGSVKNLIIQTLITKASLRDSLFNIISFSYKSTPWSSHMMPCTPDVVYEALSWIHTLQTSPGRDLHSALVLAFSDPVCQSVHLVTSGLPDNPPQCLASLSTLVMRPVNTFYIPDKTPMNTDVSDFLQCITTTTRGSCYVMTLNSSGNVDQLSLLHSTDDLIQKPSYSEDPCHSVNFNHVPFYNCTSCVCSLPCWCSPMNPFSTVSCVSARVMRGAELFPGCRVLDRREIDGFYYLGTIIHQGRGNLYAVEFDKFGSKRNTFMDTLNTVQPIFQPDMVSLASAHRHSIVPGDTVLAPWEPDMRRYGPGRVISGMELRDPLKSDEGLLGLQVLFWNGMTIHVPRQLAVWIPASHYEQIIKDHQHYSSWPCCSRVSHCGTMNCFELPCHQCNHHSLSSIPPCHCPVKRCWPMFMSSPILNNQRRDELKRKLDLQLKKLQSSQQTQVPSCSSSSTSDSDENEEDTAAEKHRPSKSELVSRSINTDISCLRKPYTQPETKPDWRYWKRGSAEPQHKKPGRAVRSPNVSHSWPRDTGNSGSSTDNTVMTNHSSLFKMVPDSPKRERGVNMREIFGSAQGHLN; encoded by the exons ATGTCATCAAGTCCTCAGGTATCTCACAGCCAGAGTGTCCTTCCCTTGTTCATGGGTAAAGGCAGAAATGTCACCTTCGCTTTGGACTCCTCTGTGGGAATGAATGGCTTTTTGGGATCAGTGAAGAATCTTATCATTCAAACCTTGATTACTAAAGCTTCACTCAGAGACTCGCTCTTCAACATTATCAGCTTTTCATACAAG TCAACACCATGGTCTTCTCACATGATGCCCTGCACCCCTGATGTAGTCTATGAAGCATTGAGCTGGATCCACACATTACAGACAAGTCCTGGCAGAGACCTCCACTCAGCACTGGTCTTAGCTTTCTCTGAccctgtctgtcagtctgtccatTTGGTGACCAGCGGTCTCCCAGACAACCCACCACAATGTCTAGCTTCACTATCAACCCTGGTGATGCGCCCagtgaatacattttacatacctGACAAGACTCCAATGAACACTGACGTTTCAGACTTCTTGCAGTGCATCACCACCACCACTAGAGGAAGCTGTTACGTCATGACGCTCAACTCATCTGGCAACGTGGACCAG cTTAGTTTGTTGCATTCAACGGATGACTTGATTCAAAAGCCATCATACTCTGAGGACCCATGCCATTCAGTGAACTTCAATCATGTCCCATTCTACAACTGCACAAGCTGTGTCTGTTCCTTACCATGCtg GTGTTCCCCTATGAATCCTTTTAGTACAGTATCATGTGTATCTGCAAGGGTAATGCGAGGTGCTGAGCTTTTTCCTGGCTGTCGTGTGTTAGACAGAAGAGAGATAGATGGGTTTTACTACCTGGGGACAATCATACATCAG GGCAGAGGGAATCTTTATGCGGTGGAGTTTGATAAGTTTGGAtctaaaagaaatacatttatggATACATTAAATACAGTTCAGCCAATTTTCCAGCCTGATATGGTTAGTCTAGCCAGTGCACATAGACACAGTATTGTACCAGGAGACACTGTTCTGGCACCATGGGAGCCTGACATGAGACGATATGGGCCTGGAAGAGTCATTTCCGGTATGGAGCTAAGAGATCCACTTAAAA GTGATGAAGGTCTTTTGGGACTCCAGGTTCTCTTCTGGAATGGGATGACAATTCATGTTCCCAGACAGCTCGCAGTATGGATTCCAGCCTCTCATTATGAGCAAATTATCAAAGACCACCAGCATTATTCATCTTGGCCATGTTGCTCCAGGGTTTCCCACTGCGGCACCATGAATTGTTTTGAATTGCCATGTCACCAGTGCAACCACCACAGTCTGTCCTCCATCCCACCATGCCACTGTCCAGTCAAGAGATGCTGGCCAATGTTCATGTCATCTCCAATACTGAATAACCAAAGGAGAGATGAGCTGAAAAGGAAATTAGATCTCCAACTGAAAAAACTACAGAGCTCTCAACAGACACAAGTGCCTTCATGTTCCTCATCATCAACCTCTGACTCAGATGAGAATGAGGAGGAtactgcagctgaaaaacacaggCCTTCAAAGTCAGAACTGGTGAGCCGATCGATAAACACAGACATTTCCTGTCTGAGAAAGCCATACACTCAACCTGAGACCAAACCGGACTGGAGATACTGGAAAAGGGGTTCTGCAGAACCACAGCACAAGAAACCAg GAAGAGCAGTCAGGTCTCCAAATGTCAGCCATTCTTGGCCTAGAGACACTGGGAATTCTGGGAGCTCTACAGATAACACTGTGATGACCAATCACAGCTCTTTATTTAAGATGGTTCCTGATTCACCAAAACGAGAACGAGGAGTTAATATGAGGGAAATATTTGGATCAGCACAAGGCCATCTAAACTGA
- the LOC109049708 gene encoding uncharacterized protein C11orf16 homolog isoform X2: MSSSPQVSHSQSVLPLFMGKGRNVTFALDSSVGMNGFLGSVKNLIIQTLITKASLRDSLFNIISFSYKSTPWSSHMMPCTPDVVYEALSWIHTLQTSPGRDLHSALVLAFSDPVCQSVHLVTSGLPDNPPQCLASLSTLVMRPVNTFYIPDKTPMNTDVSDFLQCITTTTRGSCYVMTLNSSGNVDQLSLLHSTDDLIQKPSYSEDPCHSVNFNHVPFYNCTSCVCSLPCWCSPMNPFSTVSCVSARVMRGAELFPGCRVLDRREIDGFYYLGTIIHQGRGNLYAVEFDKFGSKRNTFMDTLNTVQPIFQPDMVSLASAHRHSIVPGDTVLAPWEPDMRRYGPGRVISGDEGLLGLQVLFWNGMTIHVPRQLAVWIPASHYEQIIKDHQHYSSWPCCSRVSHCGTMNCFELPCHQCNHHSLSSIPPCHCPVKRCWPMFMSSPILNNQRRDELKRKLDLQLKKLQSSQQTQVPSCSSSSTSDSDENEEDTAAEKHRPSKSELVSRSINTDISCLRKPYTQPETKPDWRYWKRGSAEPQHKKPGRAVRSPNVSHSWPRDTGNSGSSTDNTVMTNHSSLFKMVPDSPKRERGVNMREIFGSAQGHLN; encoded by the exons ATGTCATCAAGTCCTCAGGTATCTCACAGCCAGAGTGTCCTTCCCTTGTTCATGGGTAAAGGCAGAAATGTCACCTTCGCTTTGGACTCCTCTGTGGGAATGAATGGCTTTTTGGGATCAGTGAAGAATCTTATCATTCAAACCTTGATTACTAAAGCTTCACTCAGAGACTCGCTCTTCAACATTATCAGCTTTTCATACAAG TCAACACCATGGTCTTCTCACATGATGCCCTGCACCCCTGATGTAGTCTATGAAGCATTGAGCTGGATCCACACATTACAGACAAGTCCTGGCAGAGACCTCCACTCAGCACTGGTCTTAGCTTTCTCTGAccctgtctgtcagtctgtccatTTGGTGACCAGCGGTCTCCCAGACAACCCACCACAATGTCTAGCTTCACTATCAACCCTGGTGATGCGCCCagtgaatacattttacatacctGACAAGACTCCAATGAACACTGACGTTTCAGACTTCTTGCAGTGCATCACCACCACCACTAGAGGAAGCTGTTACGTCATGACGCTCAACTCATCTGGCAACGTGGACCAG cTTAGTTTGTTGCATTCAACGGATGACTTGATTCAAAAGCCATCATACTCTGAGGACCCATGCCATTCAGTGAACTTCAATCATGTCCCATTCTACAACTGCACAAGCTGTGTCTGTTCCTTACCATGCtg GTGTTCCCCTATGAATCCTTTTAGTACAGTATCATGTGTATCTGCAAGGGTAATGCGAGGTGCTGAGCTTTTTCCTGGCTGTCGTGTGTTAGACAGAAGAGAGATAGATGGGTTTTACTACCTGGGGACAATCATACATCAG GGCAGAGGGAATCTTTATGCGGTGGAGTTTGATAAGTTTGGAtctaaaagaaatacatttatggATACATTAAATACAGTTCAGCCAATTTTCCAGCCTGATATGGTTAGTCTAGCCAGTGCACATAGACACAGTATTGTACCAGGAGACACTGTTCTGGCACCATGGGAGCCTGACATGAGACGATATGGGCCTGGAAGAGTCATTTCCG GTGATGAAGGTCTTTTGGGACTCCAGGTTCTCTTCTGGAATGGGATGACAATTCATGTTCCCAGACAGCTCGCAGTATGGATTCCAGCCTCTCATTATGAGCAAATTATCAAAGACCACCAGCATTATTCATCTTGGCCATGTTGCTCCAGGGTTTCCCACTGCGGCACCATGAATTGTTTTGAATTGCCATGTCACCAGTGCAACCACCACAGTCTGTCCTCCATCCCACCATGCCACTGTCCAGTCAAGAGATGCTGGCCAATGTTCATGTCATCTCCAATACTGAATAACCAAAGGAGAGATGAGCTGAAAAGGAAATTAGATCTCCAACTGAAAAAACTACAGAGCTCTCAACAGACACAAGTGCCTTCATGTTCCTCATCATCAACCTCTGACTCAGATGAGAATGAGGAGGAtactgcagctgaaaaacacaggCCTTCAAAGTCAGAACTGGTGAGCCGATCGATAAACACAGACATTTCCTGTCTGAGAAAGCCATACACTCAACCTGAGACCAAACCGGACTGGAGATACTGGAAAAGGGGTTCTGCAGAACCACAGCACAAGAAACCAg GAAGAGCAGTCAGGTCTCCAAATGTCAGCCATTCTTGGCCTAGAGACACTGGGAATTCTGGGAGCTCTACAGATAACACTGTGATGACCAATCACAGCTCTTTATTTAAGATGGTTCCTGATTCACCAAAACGAGAACGAGGAGTTAATATGAGGGAAATATTTGGATCAGCACAAGGCCATCTAAACTGA